CTTGTACGACTATCTGGATGTTCTGTTATTCTGAATAACAGAACGATGGCTGGGAGTACGAttctttttatggtaataatttaatatttatcttcatttctttatgaatttattttataatttttattatcatgttagattattttttccTAAGTTAGACTGCATTTATTTaggatttaatttaaatttttctgtgaagtttttataatgtattttatttatttgttgcagGGATGGATTTTAGAGCATTTGTCAGGTCTGTACCCAAGGAAGAAAAACAAGGAGTGGACGCCGGAGAGACCATGTGCTGGGAGATGGCTTACTAGCAGAGGGCATATTGATGTGCACCATTACCGCGTACTGCTTGATCGCTTAGAGGTGGATGTCGTCAGGTTTTTTACTTATGGTGATCACAGAGAGATACGCCCTTTTCAACTTATTGTCACTTACTCGGGATGGCTGATGTGCGGGAAGGAGAGGGTGTACCGTCATTTACCTGAGCAGACATCTGTCATCTGTCACTCAGGTGCCTATGCATTTGCTGACCACCGTATTGCATAACGCTCAGGTGTGGTTCTTCACTGCTTGGGGAGATGCGTGTGAGAGACCATGGCATCATGCGCCTGCTACATGGCTTGGTATGCCAAAGTCTCTCACCCTTGTATTCTCCCACCTGATGAAGGATCTCCTCCCAGGCCAGCAAACGTGGAGCAGATCATTGAGGAGGAGCATGCCATGGAGATGCCTGACACACTAACGATCATCCGGGATGTGGTGCATATAGCTGATGATATTGTGGCCAGGCAAGTCGAGATGACTAAAGAGGAGATTGTCTAGGAGGTGATGCGGATAGCCGGTACTGGTCGCCCTGCCCTTACGTATCAGATTGCCAGGCAGCGCAGAGGGGCGAGGCATGCTACGCAGTAGGGTTAATTATGattaggctttttttttttatgtacttttttaCTGTGATGATCGTGATGTATAATTATGACATGCTCCATACATTTTCTTATTTCTATGACATTTTCAGACGTACCGTTTATATTATTTCTAGCGTTTTAAATATCATGttcttgttaattttatcttattcctgTTAAATATTTGATGAGTGACTGGAAACCAAACATGTTGATCAAGTGCTACCTTTTAGTTGGTTTGGAGGCCGTGGAAACTGAAAAAATGAGCTACTGCCTGGAAAAATTTCCAAACACGTAGCGGTAGTTAACAACCGCTGAATTTAGCGGCAGTTAACCACCATTGAGCCCAGCTGCAGTTAAATGCCGACAGTTTGCTgtacggtagttaactactggTATGGGCGTTTAAgtaatttacttgtgtcaattgGAACTTTtcaatgtcagaaaagcaattttcaaaaaatttaatagatCCCAAGGGTATATTCGAAGTAAGGGAAGcgctttgaaagaaaaaagaaaaaaaaaaaaaaaagaagatggaGTGAAAAGAATCCATGCCTCTTAACGTGCTTAGGTAGGATTTGTATTTGTCGGAGGTGatcatttttatatatacatcaGAGCCCAACTCATCatatttatgattatgatgtaatttgcatataaattttaaacttgGAGATGatatttgcatataagttataaatttgaggggatatttgctacataaattttaaatttgagggggGTATTTACACATAAATGTtaaatttcagggggggtatttgcaaggTCAGTGGGTGGcacaaaagttaattttgaaaaggaaaaaaatcagatttttttcaaaaaaataaataaaagtaatatagtcaattaccccctatgacgtggcatgacttTTCTGACCATGTGGGCAGTTAACGGCCATGtcagcatgttggatggaggaaattgacggagggagtaattggCAGGCGCTtaacaatttcaggggggttttgaagttttgcaaaaTTCAATGGGGATTTTGACGAAAGTTGCAATTTTAGgagggtaattgactatttactcaaagtTCAATTCATACATCAACGTTAACCACATGCAATCTacgaaaattaacaaaaataaacctACAAGAACTAACATTATcattaaaaatgattaatatatGGTGAGGCTTAGCCTACCTTTACAAACACATGGCCAATTTACCCATGTAacttaacaataataaaaagcaGCCACGTATACTCATTGTATTTGAAATActtattatttagttttataaattGTAACCATATACTTTTGTTATTTTGCAGATTTACCCAAGCATTAATTAAGTTTTATCTTCTCAAAAAAATTGTCCAGACTACATTCTGCTTCTGCGttttcatctttcaatttttcaacctAACCATTACTTCCTTCAATCCATTCGTAATTTgggaaaaaattgattcatcaacatcaaattcatccatCGTATTTACTCTCCACTCATACCGtttcttctctctcatcttTGGGGAAAATGCCGTAAGAAACTCATCTCTGTCACGAAACTCTCGCGGATTTGCATGTAAGTAAGCTTTTCATCCCTCTCATTCAACTTATTCCTCGCGGATTTGCAAGtaagtaagttttcttgttttaattGCTATTTAAATGGttcaaattgttttgtttgatttgggggtttagggttctccatgttttaatgaatattgaattattCACTGGCTGTGATTGTTTGATTTGGGGTTTATGAATCATGCTTGGTCTGATACAAATATGTTATAATCcttctgcattttttttattcactccTCATGCTTTGTGCTACTTTGTTTTGTGTTATAAATGGAGAAGTTGCTTGAAATCTGCCCCATTAGTTGTTTTattaagtaatttatttagttgGAGTTCTAGCAGAACATGATTgactttttaattccttttagAGGCTATACAATAGTGATATTAATAGCAATAGCAATAGCAAGATCTTATTCTTGTTTAGATCAAAACCTTTTTCTGGATAAACCATAAATCTTTTCTCAATATCCATCATCTGGATCAAAACCTTTTACTACAAGTTGTAATTGTGTTGGAGCTTATTGAAAATGTTTTAGTGTTTCACAAGCTATATATCCTTCAGTCATATAATTGACATATAGTGCCTATTTTATAGAGGCATTTGGACGGAAATCCGACATCATTACGATGATTAAatgtttttgagaaaatttaacAACGTATGGTACCAATTTGAAATGGAAACTAATTTATGGTTAACGTTTACCGCAAAGATGCAGTTTTTAGGGTACCTATTTTATGGTTGGAAATCGTGTAATTTTTATGGTTGGAAATAGTGTAATTTTTAGGGTTAACGTTTACCGCAAAGATGCAGTTTTTTGGGTTCATTTTGTTAATCATCGTTTACCGCAAAAATTAGTTTTTGGGTTCCATTTCAAATTGGTACCATACGTTGTTAGATTTtctcaaaaatatttaatcatcGTAATGATGTCGGATTTCCGTCCAAATGCCTCTATAAAATAGGCACTATATGTCAATTATATGACTGAAGGATATATAGCTTGTGAAACACTAAAACATTTTCAATAAGCTCCAACACAGTTACAACTTGTAGTAAAAGGTTTTGATCCAGATGATGGACATTGAGAAAAGATTTATGGTTTAtccaaaaaaaggttttgatcTAAACAAGAATAAGATCTTGCTATTGTTATTGCTATTAATATCCCTATTGTATAGCCTctaaaaggaattaaaaagtcAATCATGTTCTGCTAGAACTccaactaaaaaaattacttaataaaacaattaatggGGCAGATTTCAAGCAACTTCTCCATTTATAACACAAAACAAAGTAGCACAAAGCATGAggagtgaataaaaaaaatgcagaagGATTATAACATATTTGTATCAGACCAAGCATGATTCATAAACCCCAAATCAAACAATCACAGCCAGTGaataattcaatattcattAAAACATGGAGAACCCTAAACacccaaatcaaacaaaacaatttgaaCCATTTAAATAGCaattaaaacaagaaaacttacttaCTTGCAAATCCGCGAGGAATAAGTTGAATGAGAGGGATGAAATGCTTACTTACTTGCAAATCCGCGAGGGTTTCGTGACAGAGATGAGTTTCTTACGGCATTTTCCCCAaagatgagagagaagaaaCGGTATGAGTGGAGAGTAAATACGatggatgaatttgatgttgatgaatcaattttttcccAAATTACGAATGGATTGAAGGAAGCAATGGTTgggttgaaaaattgaaagatgaaaaCGTAGAATAAGTTGAATGAGAGAGTTTTGTCGGATAgatgaatcaatttttgttCCCAAATTATGAATGGATTGAAGGAAGAAATGGTTGGGttgaaaaactaaaagaaaaggTAGAAGAAGAAAGCAATTATTTGATATTGGAGAAGAAAGCAGTTATAGTTatgcagaagaagaaaataatctggaattttttttttgaaatttaattaatgggTCAATCTGCTAATAACAAAAGTATACTGGGTCAATATATCAAACCCATCTCCTCgtccattttttattgtagATTGCTGTTGTCCATGTTATAGTGATGCCACGTCAAGATTGGCGGTTTACCCACCTCATTCCCAAGGCAAGTTAGAAAAAACCTTAATATATACTACTTACTTGGGGTTGTGTCGTAAGTCAAGTAacatttataaaacaaaaaaagaaatctaaGTCAAGTAAAAAATGGTAAGTATATCGATAAATATTCATCTAAAAGAAAGTatattgataaatattttttagatgaAAACATTTGATAGAATTAAAGAtctttttttatagaattaaaGATGTTGATCCATAGCTTTAAAAACCTTAAACCTTTATTTCACTATAATAACTTATAAGTTATATCTATCTCTAAACAACTTAGAGAAAATATTTCAGCAATTCATCTCTCGTAGCACTCACATAACAAgacatatatatacacaaaaataGATCATGCATTAAAATCTGCAACTGATACACTTAAAAACTATCATCAACACAATTTTCACCTCCtttcccaagaaaaaaaaaaacacacaatttTCACCTTATTTAGTTAACCAACAAACACCATAActtatcatcattaacaattcAACATTCTAATGAGCATGTTACTAGTTCTTGATCCTTGGACTCTTTCTTATCATCTATTGAACAGTTTTGATTCTTGTCAACCTTGTGTGCCTTCTCTTCAAGTGGTATCTGTGGCATTTTCATTAGCTTAAGCAAAGCCTTAATCCACACAAACATAGAACTTCCCAAACTAACCCAAGATATAGCTTTACCAACATCATGAGTGTAAATCTGTCCAGAAAAACACCAACTTAAAAGCAATACATTTCCATTAAAGAATAAGGAAATAAGTGCTTCAACCAGTTTCAATACTATTTCTTGAGAAGAAACTGGCCTAAGTAAAGGAGGTTCATACAAGGTTGAATTTTCCAACTCAGAATTTGTCACAGGGAAGAGAAAATCCAACCCTTTGAGTTTAATTTTACGATCATGTATCCACTCGATTAAACGATTGAGCAATTTCGAGACAACTAAATGTAGCAATCCAATAACAATGTTGAAGAAACcagttttcaaaatttcaacattGAATTTGATCACTGTTTCCCAATACCAATCTAGTGGACTGCGAGTTGCACCCCAGTAAACTAAAGAGGGTACTCCGATCCCAACAAAGATTCCAAAATGAGCATGACACTCAAGTGCAAATTTGAAGTATAAACTTAGTGGAATACTTAAACCCCATGACCATTGTTCATTGACGAAGCTATTAGAGAGTGAGGAGGAGCCTTCATTCATGAAAGCAAGGATACATATTGAGAGGAAATGAATGAACTTTTCAATATCAGGTCCTTGAAAACCCATATTTTATGATAAGAGGAGGGAAAATGTTGTTTTGGTGGTGAATCATTTGAAGAAATACTGAGGTAAAATAGGGttatttatagaacttgagaaACTTCCTGGaaatttccatttttcatcaacacTTGTAAACTGTTGTCAATGTAGAAACAATAATGTACCTGCAATTCCTTTATGTATGTCCATCACAAATTAGCTTCTTGGAGTATTGATGCTTTCTATTGATAAGTGAGCAAGAAACTTCAGAGAACTTTCTTGATGCTGATTTAGTGTCTAAAGAAATAGTGATTGTAATTTTACTTAAGTTATATAGTTCAATGTTCTAGTGgatcgtaatttttttttattaaatcaataATATAGCAGGAAAGTTCTTATAAGCTCATGCTTTAaattttagcttattttcacTGCATTCTCATTTTGTTTGTGTAAATAGTGTACCATCCGCATGCAACTAAAAAGATTAATCTTTCGAGTCTTGTAGGACACAAATGAGCAGCAAACTTAAAGCTGCCGCATTCCCAAGCTCAGGTTAGAACTCGAGATATTGGTTAACCTAAAAGAGACTTGTGTCATTCATCTGAGCGCTCTTGCATCACTACTTTCTTATTtaaaaagacaagaaaatacATTTTACCCTTCCATTCCCTCTGTTTTCCCCTTAAACAGAAGTACACAGCATGCAAGTAAAACTAACATTGTTGGGCAAAAAATGGGTACCATGGACATGTGGggttatattatataaaaagtaCGAGGCGATAAATTTCGATGAAATGTTATTACCCCTTAAGCCATTTTGATTTTGGAGGGCGGAGGCATTCTAGAGGTAATGGTACTGGGGACTTTATTAATACAAATTATGGTGTAAAAGCAAATTTATTGGAAACTTCCTATTCCAGGTTTTTTTGAAGCTTCACCGAGATGTTTCGGTTTTCCAGCAGGGCACTATTGCTGCCAGTGGAGGAATAGATAGAAACTCATATGATTGTTTTCTGGACTTTTCCTTAATAAACTGGGTTGCTTTTCTGTTAGCAGCGTAAACGGGTTCTTTATTGGGCTTTAGAAAAGGTCGCATTTCTTGTGATGATTGAATAAGGATCGTTACTTTTCTCATTCTATGAGTTTCTCACGTGCCTTATTCGGATTTTTAAATCCGAAATGTTTAAAGCCGAtcggattctataatccgaacTTCATTCTATAAAACTTTATAGAACGCACCAGAAGctcatagggtggaaaaagaagCAGCCTTGAATAAAAATCCATGTTAACACCTGATTTAATAACCTACGGTGGCTGCATTTGATCCATACTTCGTTTACGACTAGCAATATGTGGCTAAGTGCCTAAGTGACTTCAAACTAAATGTCTACCTAGTTAACTTCACAAAATCATACTTGTCAAGCAATCAAGTAAATGAAGAACACTTTCTGACTAATCTGaagggaccaatcccaccgtccagaggaaatcgaacctgagaccttgagaggagcacactcaaGGATCCCAAAATTCTTTGTATAATTAGCTTAACCCCAAATTCTTTGTATAATCTGCTTAAGTCTAGATCTAGCTTAATTCTTTGCATAATTTGCCTGAGATTATTATAATAACTTGGAAACACATGTTGATTCTActttaataataatgaaaaagaagaaaaaaaaaactcatggtTGAACTCAAACCAAACTCCAGCTTACTATGCCTGGATTTCAGGAGGAGTCATTTGTATCAATAAAATCCCGTTCATGTTAacattaacaaattaaaataacaacaaaGGAAGCATATAATACAGAACTAAAACCAAATGCGCAATTGATAATAAAAACTTGTTTGACAAACACAGCTCTGTAATCAATGTTAAGcacatttaaaatataacattCTTGAAGAACTTATATCCCAACAACCATAACCTATAATACATCACCCATTTTGTTCACACAACTTGAATTTTAACAGAGATCATTCTCAAGTGAACGCTTCCCAAACGAGAAATCATTTTCCATCTCCTGGCCCACCAAAGAGATAACCCAAAGAAGAGCCACCACCAGGTGCAGCATGAACCTTGGTTGAGGGTCGGTCCTGcagtcaaataaaaaaaaacaattataaatcaaaataatcacaAAGAAATCTAAGCACGAGCTCAAAAGCAACAATAAGATATCAATGTTTCATTTATTTCTTGAGGTTGTTTTTGAAGTATTGTCCTAATGTATGTGCAACTTGCAAGATATCACTTTCTAGTATAAcacaaataacaacaaaatattgTTCCATCATGTTAAATGCCAGTCACCTACATGCACGGCCAAATTCAGTTTACAAAACAATAGAGATGCCCTATCACTGACATAAAAGTCATTGTGGTAATTTTGATACTAAAGTTTAAACAAGGCCAAGAATCAATATCAACTGACCGGAAAATAACCTTAAGCATTATGAATTATGAACATACATAGACTATTGCAGATAGCCTGATATACAGGTCACATTTATTGAATAGGTAgatcaataatattttcaaatttaggtATTGAAGAATCTAACTCTTGATCAtgatttttttctccttcaaataTTTGTTAATGTCTGCACTTTTACATACATCGGTAAAACTAACTAGACTGAGACAACCAAATCTAATTCCATTTTGAATTTCAACACATGTGGTGGCAAGTGAAAAAAACATGGTCTAGACAACTTCACTGCAACAAAAAATACTACAAATAGACTTGGGACagtcaaatataataaactACCATGTCTATAAGTGTGCAGTGACCAGATTTTATCCCTCATAGTGACTTTTCATATTCATGTTGTAAAGCAGTTCAGGCTTTAAATATCAGTCTAACAACGCTTAACttggaaaaatataacaagCACAATTAGTACCGTGATGAAGTTGCCGGTGTTCAGACCATCAATAGAATTACTATTGATGCCAGCAGGCTTGCTTGGGTCTATAGCTTTAGGAGCAGCTGCAGGTTTTGAAGGGGGTGCATTATTTACAGGCTGCACTTCAGGTTGTGCAGTAGTTGCTGCCGGCTTTGGGGCCTCTCCACTGCCAAAAAGATAACCCAATGAACTTTGACCACCACCACTGCTATTTCCACGACCCATCACGTTCAAATAGAATCTAGTCTTTGCCTTCAAA
Above is a genomic segment from Medicago truncatula cultivar Jemalong A17 chromosome 5, MtrunA17r5.0-ANR, whole genome shotgun sequence containing:
- the LOC11423428 gene encoding protein SPIRAL1-like 2, with the protein product MGRGNSSGGGQSSLGYLFGSGEAPKPAATTAQPEVQPVNNAPPSKPAAAPKAIDPSKPAGINSNSIDGLNTGNFITDRPSTKVHAAPGGGSSLGYLFGGPGDGK